The DNA window AGAATACGATTGACCTAGGGAAGTTGAGAATTTTCTAAAATCTAAGATGTGATTTCTCTGTACACCAAAATCTTCAATTTTGTATGGCATGAATTAAATTCAACCACAATTAATCCAAGTACGAGAGATTATAAAAGCAGTCAATTCAATTCATTGATGTTCTCATGTTtaccaaataattaattatagtcTACTACCATAAAGCTGAAACAtggaattcaaaatgaaaagtcaAGGCTTGGAAATTCTTACATGATGGTTTTGCAATTTTTAAGCTCTATGTATAGATTCCTTTTAAAGCCCAAGCTAAAATTGTATAATGTTgagaagaagaaagtaaaaCCTCAAGTTACGAAAGCATGCATGTGATGTGAATCTGATTGTCTCACGACTAATTAGTTATTTGTGTTTAggttttttgtggttttcaATAAAGGACAAGGGAAAAGGTTTTATAAGGTGGGttattaggtttttatttttatttttttacctgggCTACAGCCCACCTAAGCCTTTTAAACACCTCCGCCCTTGTCTGTTGTGTTATACTTTTGATGGTAttcttataatatttctaaatgacattagtgaatatttaactaaaaatacttttatttataGCATTGATAGGCATTGCATGAAAAAGATCTGACATTCTTGGCTTTGTAATAATTGAATATTGgtctaaaaatatatctaattttagcattgataaatattatttaaaatttaatattcctAACTCTAATGTGAGTGAATATTGAACTTGACTATATTGTAGTGAATATTGAAGGTAATAGTTAACTATGAATTCATTTACCTCCAACAATTTTGGGTTGAGTTCTAAAATGAATGTTGAACccataaaaatgatgaaaatgagcttcgacctattttttttaaaaaaaatccataatttatccattattatttttggttgtctaagagattttttttttacggatCCAATGGACCTTTTAATTTGGATCAAGTCTCAATAGACTTAATAAACTTgttacaaagtaaaaaaaaaatgcatgtaaagtaccaaacaatttttttgtgtgtttttttttgtgaatataacataccctaatttttttataataggaaatttataattaatgtgAAGGAAAATGACAGGAAACCTCAATTTATGCCCATAACAATAAGCAAAAAGGAAGGGGCACAATAACGGCAGCTCGGCATATAATACACACACTAACAAGAGGATGCAAGACAAAGTCGAATAAACCTTAGCTGAActgcaaaaataaaacatgtacctCTTCGAACATATTAAGTGAAGACTCATAGcatttaaatgaaaacattTGCCTAAGGTCTCTCCACATGCCAACATTCTCTTGCCACTCAAAAACCCCTCAGATTTATGTCTCTTACAAAGTTTTTAGGCCCAAACATATAGCTGTCATCTAGCCTTGAAAGGGGAGGCATTCCTTCATGCCAACGAAGGTAAAATTATGACAACATGCACAAAGAAAACTTCTTGGTAGGCTTTATATTATGCAAACATACATTTGGCAATGCCTTGCCCTAATTCTTCCactcaaaaaatacatttggcAACCTCCTTTCAAGTCAGGGGCACCTGATGAGTATATAAAACGAAACTTGCCCTAAATCTTCCACTCAAAACATACAGAACTCCCTGGTTTCCTATAACATGTGACTCTCCTTTTTGACAAGCCGTTCACTGAACAAGAATGGCATCAGATTAGGACTCGcgagaaaaaaacaagagaccTTTACCACGAAAGTTATCAAGAATGGGGAGTTTGTCCTCAAAACTgtcctagaaaaaaaatgactctAAAAACTTTCATGATCGCTAGCATTTCTACATCACACACTGTTAGTTCCAAACACAACACTGAAACGAGCATCATAAGGGAACTTATCCTACCCTAATCAAGAGGATGCAAAGgatgttaaagaaaaagaatgtgaTTTTTATCGGACCaaagagaataaaatgaaaGGGAATCACAGTTCAAGACTTCCAAACACCAGCCattctttgcaaaaaaaaacactttatactTGTCAaggtgatttcttttttcatccaTAAATATAGTCCACGATTTACCCTCCCTTGTAAAGCCAATGCTTAGGGAGTGTTTGGGAATGTGGtagcaattgtttttcaaagtacttttcgctcggaaatgcatcaaaataatattttttattttaaaaaaaatcatttttgatatcagcatatcaaaattatctaaaaacaccaaaaaaaaattaatttgaagtaaagagaaattaaaaaaaattatttttttcaaaaacgtttttgaaacgcaaaaataaataagccCTTAAGCAAGTGAGCAAACATGAGAGGCTTGTAGCCTTGAAATTAGAAGGATTGGACCAACAACTTCTCTTCCTTAAAGTTTTTAGGATTCTTGAGGATGGATCGAGGGGTGAAGTCTGATAGTGATagtggctgtttttttttacagtggAGAGATGAAGGAGTGATGAAGTCTAATTTTATCCCATGGACTTGAAGGCCAAGCCAAGGACTGGTATAAGATTATTAATCTCCTGGTTTTGACAATTTGGTCCATCTTTTCTTAGCAAAATGGCTGATGAACTATTTTCAATACCTGCAAAAGACCCCTTTCTTAGAGTTTGGGGATTCTCCGATGATTAAGTCAATATCATATGAGAGAAAAATTAGTccttttttagaagaaaaccCTAGAAATAGATATATGTCATTCGTAATagagaaaaattgaatttgcCTCATGAAGgttacattagttttttttatagctcCTGAAGTCCCTTACTTCATAGAATGGGAAAAGATTCACATATCAgtcaaatatctttattttatcaggataaaatatctttaaatccTTAAAGTAAAATACCTCCGACTCATCAGAGTAAAATATCTCTTATAGTGGGTCTGGTAGCTCGTCAGACCCCACATGTCTTTAATACTGATAGATACTTAGAGAAATTCTTATCTAGTTTGACAAtgttttattaagttattaCTAGGAAACCTTGAGTCCTTCAAGAAAATGGTTTTCACGAGTCTTTTCACCTCCTCTTCAGCTCAAGTAAGATTcttcaaaagaaatcaaaacagaTATTAATCAAGCAAGAacttaaaaaaccctaaaagcaaaagaaatcaCCACCATAAGACCCTAAGCCTCAAATTCAAgtgaaaaaattcatttaaaagccaataatactatttttcttttcaagatataaatcaaagatAAATATAGCCTTCTACAActaatcaaataaacaaacttgGAAAGAGAATTATTATCACCTTAacaaattatattgattttatggggGAAAGAATATGGGAGAAAGCTTGAGATGGAGAGGATGGTTGGGTCCGTTGTGGGTGAAGCACCTCATTGATAAGAGAAAGGTTGAGTCACctattcaaaaagaaataaaaagcaagGTGAAGAATGAAAAGTGAGAAGAAAGTCATCCTCAAAAGGGAGGGAGGGAAGGAGGAGGGTGACTGGGTGAGAGAGGAGGGGAGCAGCTGGTTAGGTGAGGGTTAAAGAGTTAGGGTTTcggtttttaactttttagagtatatatttctttatatagtcaggtttttgttggttttgtagTTCGATTTAGATTCAGCTAGTCGGTTTTAGATCCTtgaaaccaaaatcaaaccgaGATCTTTTTGATATTTCCAATtggtttttatggtttttcgctcggttcggttttttcagttaattttttttctcagttacttggtttttttgaacacaCCTAGCTGAATCTATTttgattagtttgttttttttaaaataaaaaatacattatagtCCCTAATTTTCATAACTTAACAAATCTCactctcaattaaaattaaccCCTGACTTTTAATTTCTAAGTTAAACccccttaaaaattaaattaaaaagaaacggGGTCAAAATTGAAATATGGCACCTCCATATAGCAATAAGCTTGTGAGGGAATTTAATTCCAAACAAGGAGAGAGCAGAACAGAGCTGCCTAATTTTGGTCTAGAACCGCGGCAATGCTGTTGAAAATAACAGttgcaaattaaaaatttgtccCACCAGTGAGAAACATCTAAGAAAAGCAAAAACTAGAGAGGATACAgtgtaaaagaaaaacaacaaaaccctTCATATGTTATTGATAATACATTATAGTGATTATCAGTGCAGAAGTTGTTGGCAACAAAATGTACACAAAAAATATTGCTTCAATGATGGACGAACACTCTGCACACAAAAATCCTGCACAAAGCACTCAGGATAGAATGTCACTGAAGTTAACCTGTATAAGAGTAAGGATTTAAAATGCAGCATAACAGTTCTCAAAAAACAGAGTCATAACACAACTGACATGACCAGACTGCTTCACTTGAATGCAGGCAGGAACAGAAGTAAGCGGGAGGCCTGAGTTTTGAACTTTCAAATAGGCACACGCAAAAGGAGACGTACATAtgtgtttagtattgtggtagcttttgtggttgtggtttgaaaaaaattgttttataaaaagtacttttagttgaagttggtttgatatttatatttgtttggttaaaactgtggttaaaattgaggttgaacaaaaagtagtttaatgtgtttggttaagaatgcttttaaattgaggttatacaataagtaaataatatacatatattaatattaattgttttaaatttaaatattgtagatttaattactactattacatcatgaaataaataatattttatataaaatattttttattattccattaaaccatctacaattccattacgtgcAAAATTCATCcaacaagaactacagtttccatgattttttgagcgtgtaataaaattagataaaatattatcagaaataaaattgagattacagtgggagtgaatttaattcactctaaattattattttttttaaaaaaattactgttcACGTCAActtgaacagtgcgagtgaatatTAATTCACTGAactggttttttgaaaaaaaaattgttcacttaaaaaaaatgagcagTGCGAGTGAATATATAATTCACTGcactgttttaaaaaaaaaattgttcacttAAAAAAGTAAACAGTGAAGAAGAAAAGCAACCAATAGTTGCTTTGATAAAACCTACATTTTAAACGTGAAATGCACTGGGCCccaccaaaaataaattgtgtttttaactTTATCAAACATTTGTTTTGCTGTGGTTGCTTCAAACGCAGAAGCAACCACGcaaccaaacaataaaataaaaagaaaatatcaggCATTACTTAGACTTAAAAAGCATTGAATTGCAGTAGTTGAATGCTTTTTAAGTCTAAGTAATGcccgatctttttttttttatatatatatatatatttattttaattaatacttttttatatatatttttatcaaaatttatttttactttatatttaaattaatactcatTCTCTCTTTGATTTAGTTATATAaccttttttaaatgatgattattttttaattttttttatatatttaattcttaaagagattattttatttcatctataattacttttatgttttatataaatataaatatttatttttggataatatttttaatatatttgaccttacacaatatttttttattttatttaattaatttcacgtgtatttatttctattattatttgattaaataaaaatttaattttaataaataaagtttttcaaCCCAATCGAGTAAAAAACACGTGTtgtaagattaaatattttaatatatatatatatatatgtcttttgattttttgattttgatttttatttattgttaatgatttttttttaatttttaacatacatagttgttaatttatttaattacttatatgtataatatttttaatttttttatttatataaatgcattgaaaaaaccttggtatataatttttttataaaaagaatatcttATGCCAATCAAATAACTAGTGATATCTCTATGATTACATGTTCAATTGTGTTAATTtgggaattttgttttaaattttattagtttgaaaaatatatatttgagaaaaaaagtccAAATAAGGGGTCCTTAAATGACGACAATGATACGTCGACAGTACTTTCACCATACGATTGAAATAAAGGCCAGTAGCGCACAAGATGAAACCGTGTTTGCGTATCACACAATCATTACTACCGTAACAAACAACACTCCGTATGTATTTTACACCCACTTCCTAGCTTACCCAATCTCTCAAAACCCTAGTCTTCCAAGTCGTTGCCCTGATCCTCAAATTAATCGGAAGGTAAGAACTCTGCagctttttcttaaaaactaagtttttttcttgataaaaacTCGTTGGCTTGTCAAGCTTTCAGAAATATCATGAGTTTCTTCGATCTCACAATTGCGATTGATTGACTATTTCAGGGAAAAAAATGAGCAGCCGAGCGAGCAGGACTCTATATGTTGGGAATCTGCCTGGCGATATTCGCGAAAAAGAAGTCGAAGATTTATTCTACAAGGTAATATTCaaccctcctcctcctcgttGCTTGGAAGTTCGAATGCATATCTTCGCTTCTGAATCTCACTGCTTGGAATTGGCGAACTTCGTTTtggttagggttttgttttaTCTTGGACAATTATGTCAGATTCTCCTTCTGCAGCATTTTTGTCTAATGAGATTAGAGCAGTTTCTTCtaaatttggttttatattgGCGATCTTATCTTATTATTCCCAAAATTCAAGTTATTTACGTACCTGAATGGAACTCTGctgtatgtttttcttttttatatataaaaaaattaaggatatagTGTCCGAAAACCTCTCACTATCAACTTATTATTGAAGTTGAACGTAaccgataaaaagaaaaaatattttttcccttctaggaagttgaaattttgatttgtCAAGTTGATATGCAGGGAGAAATTTGTCGCACTCTTGACTGTGCAACTGATGACAAGATGATGATAGGAGTAACAAAAAATAGACATGGTCGATGTATGATATTAATTCTTCATGAATTTAAATTCTTGACTTCCCTAGAAGGCTTAATTTCAGTTGGGGAAGATGGTGATGAGTTGTGATAAAAAATGTTATGAGTGATGGTTGAGAAGCCctgtactttttatttattctgtCTTTCGAATCTTACAATGGTTTTCCTTTCAATGCAGTATGGACCTGTTGCACACATTGATTTGAAGATCCCACCAAGACCCCCTGGTTATGCCTTTGTTGAGGTGAGTTTTGGGAATGTGCTttatattcacttttcattcGCATGTGGTGTTTCaagtttcttttaaatttttacacagTTTGAAGAGGCTCGAGATGCTGAGGATGCAATTCGCGGTCGTGATGGCTATGATTTTGATGGGCATCGTTTAAGGGTTAGTTATTTAACTATTTCTTGTTAATTGTAACTGCTGACTGGTTGTTAGTTGTGAGTTGAGATTCATTTTGGATCTCATGTTTACACTTGTATCCATATAGGTGGAACTTGCACATGGTGGGCGTGGACATTCATCCTCAGATCGTCATAGTAGTTATAGCGGTGGTCGTGGACGTGGTGGAGCATCCAGGCGCTCTGAATATCGTGGTGTGTAGTACATCTATCACATTTTTTACCATGCTAGATGCTATAACAAAAGTGAATTAACTAGTTAGCGCATCATGTCTTCAATATGATATTTGCTTCATTATGCAGTTGTGGTCACTGGGTTGCCTTCTTCTGCTTCATGGCAAGACCTCAAGGTGGGTCCaaattccttctttctttctaaatcaatatttttggcAATACTTTTCCATGGTCACACCTACTTCCCTTTCCATCTGCATATGTGCTGAATTTAAGGCGGTGTCAATTCCCAGGGTTGTTTCTTACATGGGGTTAACTGTGATGTCTCATTTCATGTTTAGGATCATATGCGCCGAGCAGGAGATGTCTGTTTCTCCCAAGTGTTCCGTGATGGTAGTGGTAAGATACTTAAAGACACTTGAGTCTTGACTTATATCTGTGGTACCGACATGCTGCCAGTTTTTGATGatattcttgttttaatttgcttggAATGGCTCTTGTGGAGCTAGCGTCCGTTCTATGGTTTCTACTCAATACAGATTTTGCGtacattgttttctttcttgcttgctctctttttaatttatgctcTTAGTTTTGAGAAAATGGACTAGAGTGTCTTGAGGATTAGGACATCTAAAATAGTTTCCTGTGGGCTGTCCATTTGGTTCTGTTCGTTGAAATTATTAATGCTATGGCCGTCACTGGACcgaattatataaatacaatatgttttcaaattaattgGTTGGCTATTTACTGTAGAGAAGTTTTAGGCCGTGTTTGTCTATGCGGTGCAAACCATGTAAGCAAACACTCTCTTGATCTATCAGTCCATTCTAATTTGAAACCAGCAACCCATTTGTTCAGAATTCTGGTATTTGTTTGTAGTAATCTGATCTGATACATCCTTATGAAATATGGGTAGTTTATGCTTTCAGTTTTTACggtatcatttttttatttccacatGTTTTGTCAAAACTACATGAGTGCATGCTATACTTGTAGTTTTCtctttcaagtttttgaaaggacAATatactgaaaaacaaaaaattatgttggatATCTAAATTCTCAAGGATTTGGATATAGACAAGAATTTCAAGTATTAGCTGGATTAGATTGATTTGGATTCAGTAATACCTTTACCAGATTGATTTATAATGTAACCTGATCCTATCTAAATCTCATTAATTTGCTTTCATATTTGACTTAAATTTGTTgatgtttattattttaattgctttaaaCTGTTGTTTATAGGCCTTGACTTTAGAGAAGTGTGAGTAAGGCTGTTTTAACATTATGTAtgttgtgttgttgttgtttttaggcACCACGGGAATTGTTGATTACACAAACTATGAAGACATGAAATATGCGGTTAGTTATCTCCTATTTTCCATTGACAGAATGAATGATCCTGGAACTTCCCAATAGGTTGGATGTTTTCCATCAATTTgaattctttggtttgttttcttctgCAGATTAAGAAGATTGATGACTCTGAGTTTCGAAATGCATTTTCTCAGGCATATGTTCGTGTAGGTTTCAAATTCATCTCTTCCTTTGTCCATTATCCACACATGTGCATGCCCTTTTGTTTTCCTGTTATTCATACTTAATTTTTACTTGTAGGTGAGGGAATATGATTCCAAACGGGACTCATCTAGGAGCCCTGGCCGTGATCGATCTCATTCTAGAGGCCGCAATGATAGTCGCAGTCGCAGTTTAAGTCGGAGCAGGAGCCGCAGGTTTGTTTGCATTGTTAAATACCGGTTTGGTGATTAGTTGGTCTTTAGTTGTTTCTCAACCTTGCCATTGTTATGCAGCAAGTCTCCTAAAAACAAATCCTCACGTCGGTCATCTGCAAGGTCTCCTCCTAGGTCTGTTTCTCGGTCTCGCTCTGGGTCAAGGCCACGCTCTCTATCAAGGTATTAATACTTGTTTGCTTAATTGTTGTGTTTCGATTCTTACTTTTCTGTTAAtgtgcattttatttttggtatatGTGAGGGAGAGGGGGAGAGTAATACACATGAAGATGCGTGTTATTCTTCCTTTCTTTGAAAGCTTCTGATATGAGATGAAGTTATGCCATGTATGTGTTAAATTGCTCtatgatgtaccaagtgtttgCAAATATTGTACTTATTCAGTTGGTCTGGTCACCTGACCTTGCCATagtttttgctttgctttttaatgtcaaatatCTGACTGCTTTCACATTTTATTTACCAccagcataaaaaaattgtgcTTTGCAGTTACCAGTTCACAATTACTAATGCTATGATCATTTTTATCTGTAGGTTTTTTGTACAGGTTGAATTTTAGGTCTTAGTTGTCAAAATGCATTTGAGAGGGGAttcctaaatttgtttttaaccataaaaattaatgttcTGGGAGTCATTTTCTTCCTGCAATACAGTCATCTGGAACCTCTTCACTTGCATGATTTGTTTCATTCAGTGGATGGGATAATTGGAGAAACAATTTGGATTTTCAAAccatcttcattttatttctttttactgGATGAAAATTGCCTTGTTTGATATATTGCAGTGACATGGGGATTGGATATTAGGATCTTGATGGGATATGGTTCAGTTCCtgcatcttctttttttggttgtaGAGGTATGCTGTTTTTCAGATGGCAGCTTTGGAAACCTTCAGTGTCACTGTTCTAATGTATATAGTATCATAATGTATATGGGTGCTAGATTGGGAACAAAGGAGATTATGCATTGCAATATTAAGGCTGGATTTCAGTGAACTAACTGCCAGTGGATCTGGAAGTCTGGTCAGCATTGAGCAGTAGAAACTGTCATTATCTTTTTCTACTCCAACCATTGCCAAGCTATTAGGACCTGCTGGCTGAACTCATAGTGGATTTCCTGTACGGCAGGGAAGCATGCTTCTGTCCTGTGGGATGGTGGCTTCAAACacattatgattattttattaatgtatattattttattaggtaTTTTATTTAGGTCTGATTTTTATGAAATGgtgcctgatttttttttcccttttgttttcactTGAATTACTAAAGTTTATGGCTTTTCATATGATCCTTTATGAATGTGGTAACTCTGACGTGGAAGAGGCATCAAGGCTCTTGGATGAGAGTTGTTAAAAGGAACGTGTGGATTTTAAATTTGGGTTGTTTCTGGAACTTTTGCAGATCCCGTTCAAGATCAAGATCTCCACTTTCATCTGTAAGTTATTTCTCATGAGGTTTTGGCAGATATAATGAAACCTGTTTCATATTGGATCATCCTGGGCCAGTAGTTTTTCCTAGTTGACTTGACCATGGAATTAAATGACTTTTAAGAAGTTCCCAGGCAGTATAACTGAAGTGGATCCTACGTCACAAGTAATATAATAAAAGTAGGCTGTCCACCAGCCACTTGGATGGACTAGTTCTCCTTGCTGGTTAATGACCAGTCCATGGTTTTAGAAACTGCAAAAACTTGGAGGTCCTGGGCTGAAAAAATTCACCTTTAGCTGCTGAGTCAAGCATGTCAAGCTAGAAAAAAGAAACTGTTTTTGACAGTAAACCCCTTTGCCTATAGTATATGCAGCAGCTTGGCTTCGCTATCGCTCATGAAATGAGTTGATGAACCCTTAAAGATCCTCAAATTGTATTTAGGTTCTGCCTGCCATgcaatttatatcatttttttggttaatattgATGTTCCGCAGCATCAGAAGCGCAGTAGCAAAAGCCCAAAAAAGCCAAGTGTTAGCAGGAGCCccagcagaagcagaagcagaagcagaagcaagAGTTTATCACGGTCTCATTCTTGTCTGCTAATTTATTCTTATAGTTACTGATATGTGGAACATATATTATTGACTTGGTAATTACAAACTTCTTGGCAGGTGAGGTGATGATATTGGCCTAACCATGGACGTGGACGAGGAAAGCTGAAAGCATGTGGTTTTGAACTTTTGAATGAAGAATTATCAAGTGAACAATGCATTATTAAGTGAATTAGAGTCGTGAacaatgtgttttattttactgACTGTATTATGTTCAGATTATTGTGCCTTGCTGCTCGTTGGCCTGATTcggattgtttttctttaattggtaTCATTTTCCTGGATGGATTTCGCTGTCTATAATAGATTTGATTCTCACTCGGTTATGTAGCAAGTTCAAGCAACTTGCATGTCTtgctgaatttgtttttgttcttggtgCGTGCAGAGAGAGTGGTGTATTTTGTTGGAATTTGCTACATTCATGACAGGGAGCGGGGAAATGATTCTTAAGAATATGTTTGCATGGATGTTGTTCAGCGTCGAACATATCCAGGCGAAGCAATTGTGGCCTGTTTTTCCTAATCACATATTAGATGGAAAAATGAGATTCATTatctatattatattaataaggtAGTATTTGGCATGCCCATAATATTAATTGGATTGGATTAAATAAAGCAGGACTGAACAAATAATTGTAATTATTCTGTGAATAAGATTGAACATGTCTAATGACAAAAGTATTCCTGTCTTGTTTAATGTCATGCattttaatataagattttaaattattttgtttataaaataatgaataaatatatattttttagaaaaatactatttctatatatttaaatattattttataataaacaaaatttataattttttaaataaattaacgtaattgtttttttaataatattagattGAAGGCTCGCTGATTATACAACTCTATTGCCCTTTGGGTTTATACCAAACACTCTAAAACAACGAAGTTTTTCACAATTTCTTCATGGTTAGAGCTGGGTTTCTCCGGTTCCTTCACTGTTCCTTAACCACAAAACACAAAGCAgtcattacttttttaatacCAAATTCATTAGTTataaatccttaaaaaaatgtttatgttCTCATACTGCTCATATTTTCATTTTGAGAGCATATAAACCCATGTCTCAATGTTTAACATTTTcacttctttaattattttttttctatgcacACCATCTTCTctctttataataattaatttccttTAACAAGCCCTAAAAATCTAAAGAATCGTAAATAATTATGGGTTTATGTGGCTTTTAGATCTTGTTTGATATTGCAGTCCagttgagttttttaaaaaaatttaatttgttttagctttaaatttatttttttttggtgtttttggattgttttgatgaactgatgtcaaaaataaatttttaaaaataaaataaaaattattttgatgtactaccaagcgaaaaacattttgaaaaacaacctctATCATACTTCTAAATAGGCTCTTATAGACCATTTGGCATTGTGATAGCTTCTGCTTTTTACCAACCACAGAGAAAAAATCGTTTGATTAGCTAAATAGCTTTTGCCTTTTACATTGGCTCCACACATAATTGCGTTTTAAACCTTGGTTttataaaagctaaaataacatgttt is part of the Populus trichocarpa isolate Nisqually-1 chromosome 2, P.trichocarpa_v4.1, whole genome shotgun sequence genome and encodes:
- the LOC18096446 gene encoding serine/arginine-rich-splicing factor SR34; translation: MSSRASRTLYVGNLPGDIREKEVEDLFYKYGPVAHIDLKIPPRPPGYAFVEFEEARDAEDAIRGRDGYDFDGHRLRVELAHGGRGHSSSDRHSSYSGGRGRGGASRRSEYRVVVTGLPSSASWQDLKDHMRRAGDVCFSQVFRDGSGTTGIVDYTNYEDMKYAIKKIDDSEFRNAFSQAYVRVREYDSKRDSSRSPGRDRSHSRGRNDSRSRSLSRSRSRSKSPKNKSSRRSSARSPPRSVSRSRSGSRPRSLSRSRSRSRSPLSSHQKRSSKSPKKPSVSRSPSRSRSRSRSKSLSR